The region GAGGCTTCGCAGTCGGCTGGTTCGATCAGGTTGTCTTCGAGCAGCCACTGTGGACTGACCAGAATTTCATTCAGCGCGAAAGAAGACAATGGAAGGTAGGGGGATCCGCCACGTCCGGTTGGACCCAGCGGAAGCACTTGCCACCACGATTGACCACTTTCATGTAGCAGATCGATCCAGCGAATCGACTCTGGGCCGAAGTCGCCAATGCCAAATCGACTCGGCAACGAGGTCACATGCAACAGCAATCCGGAGCCACGGTACCCGGCCGGAAAGGGAGGAATCGCGCCCAACGCTTGATCTTCACTCATCAGTGCCCATTCTCAAATCAAACCACCCGGCACCGCCAATGCCCGGGAAGCCAATCAACGGAAGTTTCAACGAATCGAGAGGGTGTTAGGAGAGGAGAACGCCACACCGCCGTTACCTACCCCTACACAAGATCAGATGAATCGACCGAGCGAAAGGTGCTAGCTTAAGAAATTCCAAGAAAGGGAAGCCTGATGATTGTATGGGTTCTAGGGCGAGAGTGATCAGGCCGCGAATTGCCCCAATGATTTTGTGACACGTGAAAAGCCTTTCGCTCTATTATTGCTGGACCGAATGAGGATGAACCATGGAAAAAAATCGTGGTTAGTCCATGCGGCGAATCCACCCTCCAAGATAATCACGTTTTTGATGCCTGCGGGCTGAAAGATGCTCACGCCGATTGCAAAGTGGGCCCCGCTTAGGCTGCGATCGTGGGTCAATTCGCCTATGTGGTGGGAGTGCGATCAATGGTGACGGCATCTCGTCGATTACGGCCTTTGGAGTTCGATTAGAGCTTCGCAGATTCGGTTCGTTGCATTCCCTCCACCATATAGCTGAGGTGCATCTTTTCTAGGTAATTCGACGAATTCTTCAACGATTGAATCTAGTTGGAGCATCTCTGTTGCACTGACAAGGCGATTCCAGCCAGCGTCAACTAGCTCGACCCATTCTGTTTCATCGCGCAGAGTCAGACAGGGAACCTGAGCGAAAAACGCTTCTTTCTGAACGCCACCGGAGTCGGTAACAATGGCAGCAGCGTTCTTTTGAAGCTGTAGCATGTCCAAATATCCCACGGGATCGATCAGGCGTACGTTCTCAGGTGGCGTTAGTTCCATGCGATTCATTGCTGCTTTGGTCCGTGGATGAAGCGGCAAAATGACTTCCCATTTGCGACCTAGTGAGGCGAGGCCGTTGAATACTTGACGGAGACGTTCTGGATCGTCGACGTTTTCAGCGCGATGAACCGTCGCGAGAATGTACGCACCGCCAGTAAGTTTCCATGTGTCAACGATGTTTTCTCCATGGATAGGTCGACTCGCGTAGTACTGAAAGACGTCTTGCATGACATCTCCGACAACACGAATTTTTGAGTCGTCGATCCCTTCTCGCTGCAAATTGCGAAGGGCTTGTTCTGTGGGCGCGAAAAGGATGTCAGAGATATGGTCTGTAAGTATCCGATTCGTTTCTTCAGGCATTCTTTTATTGAAAGAGCGTAACCCTGCTTCTACGTGAGCAATCGGTATGTGTAATTTCGAAGCTGCCAATGCACCAGCTAGAGTTGAGTTTGTATCACCG is a window of Bremerella sp. TYQ1 DNA encoding:
- the wecB gene encoding non-hydrolyzing UDP-N-acetylglucosamine 2-epimerase, producing the protein MNIVTIVGARPQFVKAAALSRVLRTFPDIQERLVHTGQHYDDNLSGVFFRELDIPIPDYNLDIGSGSHGLQTGRMLERIEEILLDNRPDWMLVYGDTNSTLAGALAASKLHIPIAHVEAGLRSFNKRMPEETNRILTDHISDILFAPTEQALRNLQREGIDDSKIRVVGDVMQDVFQYYASRPIHGENIVDTWKLTGGAYILATVHRAENVDDPERLRQVFNGLASLGRKWEVILPLHPRTKAAMNRMELTPPENVRLIDPVGYLDMLQLQKNAAAIVTDSGGVQKEAFFAQVPCLTLRDETEWVELVDAGWNRLVSATEMLQLDSIVEEFVELPRKDAPQLYGGGNATNRICEALIELQRP